From Pleurocapsa sp. PCC 7319:
CTCCAGGCGATCGCCCAGCAATTAGATGCCAGTTTGGATGGAAGTACAGGAGGAACAATTCTCGAATCTACAGAAGAATTACCTGTTAGAGTTAGATTAGCCCAAAGCGATCGCGCTAGCGTCAGTAGTCTTGTTTCCATAGATTTAGTATCTAACTCTGGCAATAGTCAAAGAAATAATAATTCAGCCCAGACTATTCCTTTATCCTCTTTGGGCAAAGTATTTTTAGCTCCTGAACTATCCAAAATCACCCATTATAATGGGCAACGAGTAAATACAGTTCAAGGTTTTTTGCGAGCTGGAGTCTTGCCCGATACGGTCTTAACGGAGTTTAAACAGAAACTAGATAGTGAAAACTTTCAACTCCCCAATGGCTATAGTTATCAATTTGGTGGGGAAGCAGCAGAAAAAGACGATGCTATTAGCGGCTTAGTCTCAACGGTGGGAGTTCTAGTAGTATTGATGGTTGCCACTCTGGTTCTGTCTTTGGGCTCTTTTCGTTTGGCAATGGTTATTGGCATTGTGGCGATCGCATCCGTGGGCTTGGGCTTATTTTCCATCTGGATATTTGACTATCCTTTTGGCTTTAATCCGATTATCGGTACTATCGGTTTAATTGGGGTCGCAATCAATGACTCGATTGTGGTGATGGCAGCTATTCAACAACATCCTGTCGCCAAATTGGGCGATCGGCAGGCAATTCGCCAGGTAGTTATGCACTCAACTCGCCACGTAGTCGCCACTACCTTGACTACCGCTATCGGTTTTGTACCTTTATTACTGGGTGGTGGAGAATTTTGGCCTCCTTTAGCTATAGCGATCGCTGGTGGTGTAATCGGTGCAACTTTGTTAGCACTATATCTTGTTCCTGCTGCCTATTTGTTATTTATCGATGCTCTCAAAATGAATTTCGATGGGATTCGTAAAACTATTATGTTTAAAAGTTGACCAAGGCTGTTCCCTGTTCCCTGTTCCCTTTAATGATTACTGATTACTGGTAACTGATAATTGATAACTATGTTACAAAAACAGTAACGTTGCCCTATTTTCTGGTTTCAACAGACATACTAGAGGCGTTGATTAATTGTGATTAAATTAATGAGCAATGCTATTCAAAGATGCCCGTGTAACTCAAATTATTTTTCTCGCTTTATTTTTACTTTTAGGTGTCAGTACCAGGGATTGGACACTACAAGCTAATTTGATTTTAGTCGTGGTGACTAGCTGTTTAATTACTCAGTGGTTTTTGTCAGCTTTGGTTGAATATAGTAAACGCAATAGTGAATTTTCTCTGGCTAATATCTCCAGTGAATTAAGTATTCTGATTAGTCCTAAAGTGTTAATTTCTCTTCGGAGTGCCTTAATCACTGCCTTAGGATTATGTCTCCTGCTACGAAGTAATAGCCCCGAGACAATGGCGATCGCCGGTTGTTTAGCGATCGCGAGTAAGTTTCTCTTTCGCCATCGCAATAAACACTTTTTTAACCCTGCTAACTTTGGGATTATCGCGGCTTTAATTTTGACTAATGACGCTTGGGTTTCTCCTGGTCAATGGGGTACAGATTGGTGGTATTTACTGCTATTTCTTGGTTTAGGTGGTGTGGTTTTGAAGCAAGTAGGTCGGTGGGATACTTCGATCGCTTTTCTGTTTGCTTATGGTGGTTTAGAAGCTGTGCGTAACCTTTGGCTCGGATGGAGTTGGGATGTCTGGCAACATCAGTTTATGAGTGGTAGTTTGCTGCTATTTGCTTTATTTATGTTGACCGATCCGCGCTCTATTCCTAATTCCAAGACTGGTCGTTTAGTTTGGAGTCTGGCGATCGCTATTACTACTTTTATTCTGCAAGATTATTTTTATCTGTCTACCGCGATTTTCTGGTCATTATTTATTATTTCTCCCCTGACAGTTTTGTTAGATATGGTTTGGTCTGCACCAAGGTTTAATTGGCAACGCTTATCAGTAATTAGTAATCAGTAATGAAAATACTACGAATTATATTTTCCTGCATATTAACTGGAGTAATTTTGATCTTTGGCATTAAACCAGCATTGGCTTTTTGTGGTTTTTATGTGGCGAAAGCCGATAGTAGTCTTTATAATCAGGCTTCCCAAGTAATTATTGCTAGGGATGGTGAAAGAACTGTTTTAACTATGTCTAATGATTACCAGGGTGAAGTAAAAGACTTTGCCATGGTAGTTCCTGTGCCAGTAATTCTCAAAGAGGAACAGGTTCATGTTGGCGATTCCCAAATTTTAGCCAGGCTTGATGGATTTAGTGCGCCCAGGTTAGTGGAGTATTTCGACCCCAATCCTTGTCAAAAGCCAGAACGCGATCGCCGATTGTTTAAATCTGCACCAATTTTGGAAAGCCAAAATACATTAGGATTACAAAGAGAAGCCAAGCTGGGTGTAACAGTAGAAGAACAGTTTAGCGTTGGAGAATACGATATTGTAATCCTGAGTGCCAAAGAATCTGATGGTTTAGAAACGTGGTTGATTCAAAATGACTATAAAATTCCTTCAGGTGCCAAGGAACTTCTGCAACCTTACATTCGACAAAACTTGAAGTTCTTTGTGGCAAAAGTCAACTTGGAAGAATATGACAGTAATGGGTTTGAGAAATTAAGACCAATTTCT
This genomic window contains:
- a CDS encoding RnfABCDGE type electron transport complex subunit D gives rise to the protein MLFKDARVTQIIFLALFLLLGVSTRDWTLQANLILVVVTSCLITQWFLSALVEYSKRNSEFSLANISSELSILISPKVLISLRSALITALGLCLLLRSNSPETMAIAGCLAIASKFLFRHRNKHFFNPANFGIIAALILTNDAWVSPGQWGTDWWYLLLFLGLGGVVLKQVGRWDTSIAFLFAYGGLEAVRNLWLGWSWDVWQHQFMSGSLLLFALFMLTDPRSIPNSKTGRLVWSLAIAITTFILQDYFYLSTAIFWSLFIISPLTVLLDMVWSAPRFNWQRLSVISNQ